The following proteins come from a genomic window of Flavobacterium crocinum:
- a CDS encoding DUF4407 domain-containing protein, with translation MLKQFFILCSGADRDLLKDCSEGEQTKYVGIGATVFFTAVMAFLASAYALFTVFDSIYPALIFGFVWSLLIFNLDRFIVSTIKKRDRFLDEFLQATPRIILAVIIAIVISKPLEIKIFEKEINTVLLKEKNEMELANKKQIGTYFKTDLDKNKAEIAALKADIVKKEKEVNALYSTYITEAEGTAGTKKLGKGPVYKEKREKHDAALKEYETLKATNEAKIAEKEKQGKQLQADLDKKVSQTQPIIEGFDGLMARINALNKLPWLPSFFIMLLFLAIETSPIIAKLLAPKGEFDFKQEEAETAMKATLSQNKYQRELLVKTSAEMHDRVYADIAEDKGLFDLQRKNAKELLELQSHKFVEKQKATL, from the coding sequence ATGTTAAAACAATTTTTTATCTTATGTTCAGGAGCCGACCGTGATCTCTTGAAAGACTGCTCAGAAGGCGAACAAACCAAATATGTTGGAATTGGTGCCACTGTATTTTTTACAGCAGTTATGGCTTTTTTGGCCAGTGCTTATGCGCTTTTTACCGTTTTCGATTCTATTTATCCCGCTTTAATTTTCGGATTTGTCTGGAGTTTACTGATTTTTAATTTGGACCGATTTATAGTTTCTACGATTAAGAAAAGAGATCGTTTTCTGGATGAATTTCTGCAGGCAACACCACGTATTATATTGGCGGTTATTATTGCGATTGTAATTTCGAAACCTTTGGAGATTAAAATTTTTGAAAAGGAAATCAATACTGTTTTATTGAAAGAGAAAAACGAAATGGAATTGGCCAATAAAAAACAAATTGGAACTTATTTCAAAACAGATTTAGATAAAAACAAAGCAGAAATTGCCGCTTTAAAAGCCGATATTGTAAAAAAAGAAAAAGAGGTAAATGCGTTATACTCAACTTATATTACAGAAGCTGAGGGAACTGCCGGAACTAAAAAATTAGGAAAAGGCCCAGTTTATAAAGAGAAACGAGAAAAACACGATGCGGCTTTAAAAGAATATGAAACGCTTAAAGCAACAAACGAAGCTAAAATTGCTGAAAAAGAAAAACAAGGCAAACAACTGCAAGCCGATTTAGACAAAAAAGTTTCGCAGACACAGCCTATCATTGAAGGTTTCGACGGATTAATGGCGCGTATCAACGCCTTGAACAAACTGCCCTGGCTTCCTTCTTTTTTCATAATGCTGTTATTTTTAGCAATCGAAACATCGCCGATTATTGCCAAATTATTAGCCCCAAAAGGCGAATTCGATTTCAAACAGGAAGAAGCCGAAACGGCAATGAAAGCGACTTTATCACAAAACAAATACCAACGTGAATTATTAGTGAAAACCAGCGCCGAAATGCACGACAGAGTATATGCTGATATTGCAGAAGACAAAGGCTTATTTGATTTACAGCGAAAGAATGCAAAGGAATTACTGGAGCTGCAGTCGCATAAATTTGTCGAAAAACAGAAAGCTACGCTTTAG
- a CDS encoding PH domain-containing protein, with translation MKEQFKKFLNEEQDPKAIEKITSKLTDLLMKGEEIGYIAVQKKPALTVFPDSIVVTNKRIIICEPKNLGLSMNFTDYAWDDIASTFVKENILGSEFSFGTKTDLAVTIDYIPKIQARKIYTYAKEQLDLFKNPVTNAAPSPETTEPVLEEEAEEIEEVETEEVTSFAEILPAAPVVTETYEPLPTQPAGERKLSDLSKEELFDKLQNYKKLLDNGLIMQGEYDAYKKEILSYM, from the coding sequence ATGAAAGAACAATTTAAAAAATTTCTGAACGAAGAACAAGATCCTAAAGCGATTGAAAAAATCACTTCTAAACTTACAGATTTATTGATGAAAGGTGAAGAGATTGGTTATATCGCAGTACAAAAAAAACCTGCGCTTACTGTTTTCCCGGACAGTATTGTAGTAACAAACAAACGTATCATTATCTGTGAGCCTAAAAACTTAGGTCTTTCAATGAACTTTACAGATTATGCCTGGGATGATATTGCCAGTACTTTTGTAAAAGAAAATATCTTAGGTTCTGAATTTTCATTTGGTACCAAGACAGATTTAGCAGTTACTATTGATTATATTCCGAAAATTCAGGCTAGAAAAATTTATACTTACGCTAAAGAACAATTGGATTTATTTAAAAATCCAGTAACTAACGCTGCACCGAGCCCGGAAACTACTGAACCGGTTCTTGAAGAAGAAGCTGAAGAAATCGAAGAAGTAGAAACTGAAGAGGTAACTAGTTTTGCAGAAATTTTACCTGCTGCACCAGTGGTTACAGAAACTTACGAACCACTTCCAACGCAACCAGCCGGAGAACGTAAATTAAGTGATTTATCTAAAGAAGAACTTTTTGATAAATTACAGAACTACAAAAAACTTCTTGACAATGGTTTGATTATGCAAGGAGAATATGACGCTTACAAAAAAGAGATTTTAAGTTATATGTAA